In Lineus longissimus chromosome 7, tnLinLong1.2, whole genome shotgun sequence, a genomic segment contains:
- the LOC135490679 gene encoding ceramide kinase-like isoform X3 has product MDPVLQSTIEIENKQYTVTLTNSVIYWDNARSSGAYNGQSSESVSRHDIHLIDLRDVITVTSEKKRSGRARETRGLELMSLNSTCTTFIVYIIRRITKHRWRDRKILFQCRDAKTCQLWVSKIQDCLFAPEYNRPRKLLVFVNPHGGLRKGQKIYAEKVAPLLELAAVSTEVVVTKRANHARDMLLECNLKHYDGVVCVGGDGMFSELLHGLLLRKRMDLGLMENGPRNQQYCPDIRIGIIPAGSTDTVSHCCHGYNDPITSALHIILGDSRGIDVFSVHQGNQFLRYGATLMGYGFYGDIIKESEDLRWMGPKRYDYLGVKNFCRNKLYEGEVSFLPSSNMKDSHPRDGTRCHAGCEVCHEASQLHREKEGADSGSESMGNWRRIRGRFVSVNAYNMSCRCAKSPDGATPSGHLGDGYADLVLTSNCSRVNFLRHLMRTAKKDSDQFDFNFIQVHRVKEFKFKPLIEDMEEQVSESSNDGEQRLRRSSTHNSVWNCDGECLDQASVHVKVHCQLIKLFCRGIEEEVKEDCASLCVSTCGRTKDRFSFSRSYVI; this is encoded by the exons GACATGATATTCATCTGATAGACCTCCGTGACGTGATCACGGTCACGTCGGAAAAGAAGCGCTCCGGACGTGCGAGGGAAACACGAGGCCTCGAGCTGATGTCTCTGAATAGCACATGCACGACGTTTATTGTCTACATCATACGGCGCATAACAAAGCATAGGTGGCGTGACCGTAAGATTTTGTTCCAGTGTCGTGATGCGAAGACGTGTCAGTTGTGGGTCTCAAAAATACAGGATTGTTTATTTGCTCCAG AATATAATCGACCACGGAAGTTGCTCGTGTTCGTCAACCCGCATGGCGGTCTCCGCAAGGGACAGAAAATCTATGCAGaaaaggtggcgccactgttGGAACTGGCGGCAGTGTCTACAGAGGTTGTTG TCACAAAGCGTGCCAACCATGCCCGGGACATGCTGTTAGAGTGCAATCTGAAACATTATGATGG GGTCGTGTGTGTCGGTGGAGATGGAATGTTCTCAGAATTGCTACACGGTTTGCTGTTACGAAAACGTATGGACCTAGGACTGATGGAAAACGGGCCAAGAAATCAACAATATTGTCCAGATATACGAATTGGCATCATTCCAGCTG GTTCAACAGACACCGTATCCcactgttgccatggttacaatGACCCCATAACGTCAGCATTACATATCATATTAG GTGATTCGCGAGGCATAGATGTGTTCTCTGTACACCAGGGGAACCAGTTCCTGCGTTATGGTGCGACGTTAATGGGATATGGCTTCTACGGTGATATAATAAAGGAAAGCGAAGACTTACGATGGATGGGACCAAAGCGTTATGATTATCTCG GTGTGAAAAACTTCTGTAGGAATAAGCTGTATGAGGGCGAAGTGTCATTCCTGCCGAGTTCTAATATGAAGGACAGTCATCCCCGTGATGGTACTCGCTGTCATGCTGG TTGTGAAGTTTGCCATGAAGCGTCGCAGTTACACAGGGAAAAGGAGGGAGCTGATTCGGGATCAGAAAGTA TGGGTAACTGGCGACGTATACGAGGACGTTTCGTGAGCGTCAACGCCTACAACATGAGCTGTCGTTGCGCTAAATCTCCAGATGGCGCCACACCCTCTGGTCACCTAGGCGACGGCTATGCTGATCTCGTGCTGACATCTAATTGCTCGCGGGTAAATTTCCTTCGCCACTTGATGAGGACTGCCAAGAAAGATTCTGACCAG TTTGACTTCAACTTCATCCAAGTGCACAGAGTGAAGGAGTTTAAGTTCAAGCCATTAATTGAGGATATGGAAGAACAGGTTAGCGAAAGTTCCAACGATGGCGAGCAACGTCTGCGACGGAGTTCAACCCATAATAGCGTTTGGAATTGTGATGGAGAGTGTTTGGACCAGGCGTCGGTCCATGTCAA AGTCCACTGCCAACTTATCAAACTTTTCTGTCGAGGTATTGAAGAGGAAGTGAAGGAGGACTGCGCATCTTTGTGTGTGTCGACTTGTGGTCGAACAAAAGATCGTTTCAGTTTCAGTAGATCCTACGTCATTTAG